The following coding sequences are from one Kwoniella bestiolae CBS 10118 chromosome 2, complete sequence window:
- a CDS encoding ribosome biogenesis protein NSA2, with protein sequence MEEHRKRHGRRMDYEERKRKRTAREAHKASADAQKIFGHKAKLHHAKRHAEKVQMKKTLKAHDERNVKQKDDGAVKEGALPTYLLDREGQKDAKALSTAVKDRRKDRAAKYSVPLPKVRGIAEEEMFKVIKTGKHKGKSWKRMVNKATFVGEGFTRKPVKLERFIRPMGLRMTKANVTHPELKTTFQLPILGVKKNPQSPLYTSLGVLTKGTILEVNVSELGMVTTGGKVVWSKYAQITNNPENDGCINSVLLV encoded by the exons ATGGAAGAGCACCGTAAGCGACATGGTCGTCGAATGGATTacgaggagaggaa ACGAAAGAGAACAGCAAGAGAAGCGCACAAAGCATCTGCGGATGCTCAGAAGATCTTCGGTCATAAAGCCAAGCTGCATCATGCTAAGCGACATGCAGAGAAGGtacagatgaagaagaccCTCAAAGCGCATGATGAGAGGAACGTTAAAcagaaagatgatggtgcGGTTAAGGAGGGGGCTTTACCTACTTATCTTTTGGATAGGGAGGGTCAAAAG GACGCAAAAGCACTCTCAACAGCAGTGAAAGATCGACGAAAGGATCGGGCCGCCAAATACTCTGTACCATTACCCAAAGTACGAGGAATtgccgaagaagagatgttcAAAGTTATCAAGACCGGTAAACACAAGGgaaagagttggaagagaatGGTCAACAAGGCTACATTCGTTGGAGAGGGATTTACGAGGAAACCTGTCAAgcttgag CGATTCATCCGACCTATGGGTTTG CGTATGACCAAAGCGAATGTAACTCATC CCGAACTCAAAACAACCTTCCAACTCCCCATCTTAGGCGTGAAGAAGAACCCTCAATCACCATTATACACATCTCTCG GTGTCCTCACAAAAGGTACAATCCTCGAAGTCAACGTCAGTGAATTGGGTATGGTAACTACCGGAGGAAAGGTGGTATGGTCCA AATACGCTCAAATCACCAACAATCCAG AGAACGACGGATGTATCAACTCTGTCCTACTCGTCTAG
- a CDS encoding elongation factor 1-alpha: MGKDKLHVNVVVIGHVDSGKSTTTGHLIYKCGGIDKRTIEKFEKEAAELGKSSFKYAWVLDKLKAERERGITIDIALWKFETPKYQVTVIDAPGHRDFIKNMITGTSQADCAILIIATGVGEFEAGISKEGQTREHALLAFTLGVRQLIVACNKMDTCKYSEDRFNEIVKEASGFIKKVGYNPKAVAFVPISGWHGDNMLEESTNMSWYKGWVKETKAGQVKGKTLLDAIDAIEPPTRPTDKPLRLPLQDVYKIGGIGTVPVGRVETGVIKAGMVVTFAPSNVTTEVKSVEMHHEQIPEGLPGDNVGFNVKNVSKVSISSYIKDIRRGNVCGDTKQDPPKEAASFNAQVIVLNHPGQIGAGYTPVLDCHTAHIACKFSELIEKIDRRTGKVMEANPKFVKSGDAAIVKLVSQKPICVESYTEYPPLGRFAVRDMRQTVAVGVIKSVEKTDGKGGKVTKAAEKAGAKKK, from the exons ATGGGTAAAGACAAGTTACACGTCAACGTCGTCGTTATCGGACACGTAGATTCCGGTaaatccaccaccactgGTCACTTGATCTACAAGTGTGGTGGTATCGACAAGCGAACCATCGAGAAGTTCGAAAAGGAAGCTGCTGAGTTGGGTAAAT CCTCCTTCAAGTACGCTTGGGTTTTGGACAAACTTAAGGCCGAGCGAGAGAGAGGTATCACCATCGATATCGCTCTTTGGAAATTCGAGACCCCTAAGTACCAAGTCACCGTTATCGATGCTCCTGGTCACAGAGATTTCATCAAGAACATGATTACCGGTACCTCCCAAGCCGATTGTGCCATTCTTATCATCGCCACCGGTGTCGGTGAATTCGAAGCTGGTATCTCCAAGGAAGGTCAAACCCGAGAGCACGCTCTTCTCGCCTTCACTCTCGGTGTCAGACAACTCATTGTTGCCTGTAACAAGATGGACACCTGTAAATACTCCGAAGACCGATTCAACGAAATCGTCAAGGAAGCTTCCGGTTTCATCAAGAAGGTCGGTTACAACCCCAAGGCTGTTGCCTTCGTCCCCATCTCCGGATGGCACGGTGACAACATGTTGGAGGAGTCCACCAA CATGTCCTGGTACAAGGGATGGGTTAAGGAAACCAAGGCCGGTCAAGTCAAGGGTAAGACCCTCCTCGACGCCATCGACGCCATCGAGCCCCCTACCCGACCCACCGACAAGCCCCTCCGACTTCCTCTCCAAGATGTCTACAAGATCGGTGGTATCGGTACGGTGCCCGTCGGTCGAGTCGAGACCGGTGTCATCAAGGCTGGTATGGTCGTTACCTTCGCTCCTTCTAACGTTACTACCGAAGTCAAGAGTGTAGAAA TGCACCACGAGCAAATCCCTGAGGGTCTTCCAG GAGACAACGTCGGTTTCAACGTCAAGAACGTTTCGAAAGTATCTATTTCCTCTTA CATCAAGGACATTAGGCGAGGAAACGTGTGCGG TGACACCAAGCAAGACCCCCCCAAGGAGGCTGCTTCCTTCAACGCCCAAGTCATTGTTCTTAACCACCCTGGTCAAATCGGTGCTGGTTACACTCCTGTCTTGGATTGTCACACTG CCCACATCGCCTGTAAATTCTCCGAGCTTATCGAGAAGATTGACCGACGAACTGGTAAGGTCATGGAGGCCAACCCTAAGTTCGTCAAGTCCGGTGATGCCGCCATCGTGAAA CTCGTTTCCCAAAAGCCCATTTGTGTCGAGTCTTACACTGAGTACCCCCCTCTCGGTCGATTCGCTGTCCGAGACATGAGACAAACCGTTGCTGTCGGAGTTATCAAGTCTGTAGAG AAAACCGACGGTAAAGG TGGTAAGGTCACTAAGG CCGCTGAAAAGGCCGGtgccaagaagaagtaa